ATCAGGTGACCTTCTTCGATCATACTCTCTTTCTGTCTGGCCAGTTCTCTGAAGACTTGGCCCAGGTGCTTGCGGAGTTGCTCGTAAAGACTCTTCCTGCGGTACTTCGGGATCCAGACCACATGGTACTTGCACTCCCAGACCGTGTGGCTTAAGCTTTGAGTTCCATCCATGCGAAAGCCTTTCCTTTTGTAAACTTTGAGCGGTTCACAAGAGGAAGGCTTTCGCATACTCCCGGAAATGTCAAACTCTGGGAGTCCCCCGGCAAAGCCGGGGGTTTACCCAAGAGAAATTATACTGTCAGAGAAGGTCTTCGGCAACGGGGAATCGAACGTGCAAACCAATTCAGGTGGAAACGAACGGCAGAAAGAACCTGGGACCTACTCGAGCAGGAGGCAAGGTAATTGCGCATTGCATTAGTACATGAGTGGTTAACCACCTATGCGGGTGCCGAGCGGGTACTTGAGCAGATGATTGCCACATTCCCGGAGGCGGATTTTTTTGCGCTCTGTGATTTCCTGCCCCAAGAGGAGAGGGCCTTTCTCCAAGGCCGCGTTCCCCAAACCACCTTGATCCAGCGGCTGCCGCTGGCACGATCGAAGTATCGAGCTTATCTGCCGCTGATGCCGCTAGCAATCGAGAAGTTTGATCTTTCTGGATATGATCTGGTGATTTCCAGCTCCCACGCAGTTGCAAAAGGCGTTCTTACCGGACCTGAGCAACTGCATATCTCGTATGTGCATTCGCCGATGCGCTACGCCTGGGACTTACAGCACCAGTACTTGGCCGAAGCTGGGCTCGGGAACGGGCTGCGCGGCTGGGCCGCACGCTGGATTTTGCACCGTATCCGCCTCTGGGACGTCCGCACCGCAAACGGCGTGGATGCCTTCGTTGCGAACTCCAACTACATCGCACGCCGGATCTGGAAGGTTTACCGCCGAAAGGCCCAAGTGATCTATCCGCCGGTAGACGTGGAGCATTTTTCGGTGCGCGCGGCAAAGGAGCCATTTTATCTGGCGGCCTCTCGGATGGTACCGTACAAGCGCATGGGCCTGGTGGTGGATGCTTTTGCTGCGATGCCGGGCCGGCGGCTGGTGGTCGCAGGTGACGGGCCAGAACTGCGCAAAATACAGGCAAAGGCGAGAGGCGCGGCCAATATCGAAGTCGTCGGCTTTTTGCGCACAGAAGTGCTGCGGGATTACCTCACCCGGGCACAGGCGCTGGTGTTCGCGGCCGAGGAAGATTTCGGTATTCTCCCCGTGGAAGCGCAGGCTTGCGGAACGCCGGTGATCGCCTACGGTCGCGGGGGTTGCCGCGAGACGGTGGTCGAGGGGGTCACGGGGCTTTTTTTCGATGCGCAGACCCCGGACGCTGTAATGGATGCCGTGGAACGCTTCGAATGCTGTCGCAACCGTTTCGATCCCGCGGTGATCCGTCATCACGCCGAGAGCTTTTCAACAGACCGCTTCCGGAACGAATTTTCGACGTTTGTGCGGGAAACCTGGGAGCGGTTTCGTACCGAGCGGGATAGATGTTTTACGGGTTGATGGGCTGAGTATGGCGGCAAGCGAGGGCTGCCGCCGTGAGGCTTCCACAGTTGAACATCGGCTACGACGAGATGGTGACCATCGACCAGTTGGCCGACATGGCCATGGAAATCGCCGGCAAGAAGCTCGCCAAGAAGCACATCGACGGCCCGCTGGGGGTGCGCGGGCGCAACTCCGACAACCGGCTCATCGAAGAAAAACTCGGCTGGCGCCCGAGCCGGCCGCTTCGCGAGGGGCTGGAGAAGACCTACCGCTGGATCGCGGCCCAGGTGGGATAAAAGGAGTGGATTGTCATGCTGAAGGGGAAAAGACCATCTCTCAGAGAATCGAGCCCTTTTCTGATGCCTTTTCTGCGCCTGTTGGACGCCGCGCTGGTGGTGCTGACGCTCTATTCCATCGTGGTGCTGTACGTCGGTCAGTGGGGTGACCAGTACACCGATCTGGCCGTCGCCGCCTTCGGCATGACCCTGCTGGTGTTCCATTACGCGGATCTCTATCGGCCGTGGCGGGGGCAGAGCTTTATCAGCGAGTTTAGCGTCCTTTGCACAGCCTGGGTCATCGAGATCGGGCTGGTGATGTTTCTGCTGTTCGTTTTCAAGCAGGGCCAGGTTTTTTCCCGCGCGGCGCTGCTGATTTGGTTCGGGGCCGTGCCCATGGTCCTGTTCGTGGTGCATGTCTCCTTTCGCAAGATGCTCCGGTTGCTTCGGTCCAGCGGCAAGAACCTGCGCCGGGCGGTCATCGTGGGCGCCGGAGATCTCGGGTTCACCCTGGCGCGGCATATCGAAGCGGCCCCCTGGATCGGCATCCGGGTGATCGGTTTTTTTGACGACCGGAAAACCACCGCGGACCTGGCCGGCACGGCGCAGCGGGACCAAACCATCCTGGGAACCGTTTCCGACCTCAAAAAATATCTTGAAAAGAACGACGTGGACTTTGTCTACATCGCCCTGCCCATGCGGGCCGAAGGCAAGATTCATGATATCCTGCAAAACTGCCGCACCCTGGGGGCGCGGCTTTTCCTGGTGCCGGATCTTTACGCCTTCCGCATTTTGAACACCCGGCTGGAGCGGCTGGGGTCGATGATGCTGCTGGATTTCAACCCCGAGTCGGGCCGCAAGCGGCTCTTCGATGTGGCCTTCTCGTTGCTGGTGATCCTTTGCAGCCTGCCGTTGACCCTGCCCATCGCCTTGCTGATCAAGCTGAACGACCGGGGGCCGGTCTTCTACGGCCACCGGCGCATCACGGTCTCCGGCCGCGAGTTCAAGTGCCTGAAGTTTCGCACCATGTGCGTCGATGCCGACCGCAAGCTGGAAGAGATCCTGGAGAGGGATCCGGAGGCGCGGCGGGAGTGGGCGCAGACCTTCAAGCTGAAGAACGATCCCCGCGTGACCTGGTTGGGGCGCTTTCTGCGCAAGACCAGCCTGGACGAGCTGCCCCAGTTTATCAATGTGCTGAAGGGGGAAATGAGCGTGGTGGGGGCCCGGCCCATCGTGCACAAGGAGCTGTGCGAGTATTATCGCGAAAACGGCGGGATCTACTGCTCCATCAAGCCGGGGATCACTGGGCCGTGGCAGATCGGCAAGCGCAGCGACACCGAGGACTACCAGGAGCGCGTCGAGCTGGACACCTGGTATGCCGTCAACCGCAATTTCTGGCTGGATCTGAAGATCATCTGCCTGACCGTGGTCAAGGTGCTTCGGGGTAGCGGGGCGTACTAGACGCAATGAGCCTCCTACTGCGGGATGGATGATTAGGTTTATTTAGATCCACAGATTACACAGATTTACACAGATAATTCTTTTTCTCGCGCAGAGGCGCAGAGGCGCAAAGAAAAAAAGGCGGCGCTTTCATGTTGTTGCCCGGGCGTCAGGATGATGGAGATCACGTTACTGTTGGCGTCGACTCGCAAATGCACTTTGGTAAGGGCGTTTTGGGTAAAAACAAACCCGGTTTTCCCCTTTCTTTATGATTTACAGACGCTACCTCCTGATTGTTGCGATTGCCACCTGCCTGGCCATCGGCATGGCCTGGGCCGTGCACCGGCCCGAGGCGGGCGGCGGCGGCTTTTCCGCCATGACCTTCAACGTGGGCGATGCCAACCCGCGGCCGTTCCCGGTGGCCCGGACCGCGGCCTGCATCCTGGACGAAGGCCGGCCGGATATTCTGTTCTTGCAGGAAGTGCCCGGCGGCCGGGCCAGGGCCGAGCTTTTGGAAGCCTTGGGGTATCCGCACGCGGCCGGGGCGCAGGCCAAGTCCGGGAAACTGGCCGGGCTGATGGTGCTATCGCTTTATCCCATCGGAGAAACGCGGGAGATCGAGCTGCCCAGCGACGGCAGAGGCTCCGGCGCGCTGTGCGCCGTGCTCGACATCGATGGCGAAAGAGTGCTGGCTTGCTCGGTGCATCTGGACGAGGTGGATCCCAAGGTCCGCAACGCCGAGGGGCAGGTGGTCTTTTCCGCGCGCCAGGCATTGGATTCCATCTACGCCGAGCTTTTCAGCGACACCGTGCGCACCGCTGCGGTCAAGGTCCTGGGGGCGGCCGTCGCCCACGCCGGCATGCCGGTGATCCTGGCCGGCGATTTCAACACCGTGCCGGTATCGCGCACCATCCGCCACGTGAGCGCCCGATACCGGGATGTGCTCTGGCCCGGGGTGGGCTGGTTTCAAGGCACCTATCACAAGATCGCTTTTCCGCTGAACCCCCGCATCGATTACATCTTTGTCTCCCAACGGATTGCGGTGGACCAGGCCCGGGTGCTGGCCCGCAGCGCCGGGGATCATTTCCCGGTCAGGGCGGCATTGAAGAAAAGCGCATAAGACGAATTCCTTGTGTTGCGCGGCGAGATGAGCCTGGTGGGCCCGCGGCCGCCGATTCCGGCCGAGGTGGCGCAATACGAAACCTGGCAGCGCCGGCGCCTGTCGATGAAGCCGGGGCTCACGTGCATCTGGCAGACCACCCCGCGGCGCAACGAGGTTTCCTTCAAGGAATGGATGAAGATGGACCTGGCCTACATCGACAACTGGAGCCTGAGGCTGGATTTCAAGATCCTGGCGCGCACGGCTCTGGTGGTGCTGTTGGGGTATGGGCGGTAAAAAATAAAAAATTTACAGAAGATCACGAAGGAAACGAGATGAATACATGATTTGGATGAGTCCCTGAGGGAACTGACTTCGTCAGGGATGATTCGCTACGCGAAGGATGACTGACTTCGTCAGGGATGATCCCTTCGGGATTGGATGATTAGGATGATTAGGATGGCGCCTTCGGCATTACTGACTTCGTCAGGGATGATTAGGATGATCCCTTCGGGATTGGATGATCCCTGCGGGACGGATGATTCGCTTCGCGAAGGATGATTTGGATGATTTGGATGGCGCCTTCGGCGCGGGATGAATGCCTTCGGCGGGATGATTTGGATGATCCCTTCGGGATGGATGATTAGGATGACTGACTTCGTCAGGGATGACTTGGATGAGTCCCTTCGGGATTGGAGGATTCGCTTTGCGAAGGATGATTAGGCTTTTAAACAGATTGACATCCACATCGTGAGGGAAATGTGGACAAACACGAAATTCTCCAATACTGGATCGAGAGTTCGGACACCGATTTCAGTGCTATGGAGCATCTATTCGAAAAAGCAGATTATGCTTGGGCATTGTTTGTCGGGCATCTTGTCCTAGAAAAGCTCATCAAAGCTTGGTACGTTCACAATGTCGGAATAAATCCGCCGTTCATCCATGATCTTGTGCGGTTGGCAGAGAAGGCCGATTTAGCGCTCAGTGAAGGTCAAAAGGATATTCTGGACACCGTTTCCACGTTCAACCTGCGTGCGTGTTATGACGATTACAAAAGGGAATTTCATCGAAAATGCACACGTGATTTTACGAAAAAATGGATGGATGAAATTCGAGGTATGAGAACATGGCTCAGAGAGAAGCTCCCGAAGCCGTAGTGAATTATGCCACACTTTTGAAGAGGACAATCCCACACGTCAAAAAGGTCCTCCTTTTCGGATCGTACGCCAAAGGAACGTACAAAGAAGACAGCGATCTGGACGTTGCGGTGATTGTCGAGACGATTGCCGATACCTTTGAAATGCAGGTGGATTTGATGAAACTCCGACGGAAGTTTGATACGCGCATTGAACCTCATCCCATCAGGGAAGCCGACTTTCATATGGCAAACCCCATCGCGAGAGAAGTTATGGAAAGCGGAATCGAAATATGAGCTTTGAGGCGCTGGGATTGACATCCACAGATTACACAGATTAACACAGATAATTCTTTTTCTCGCGCGGAGGCGCAGGGACGCAGAGAAAAAAATGGGATGATTAGGATGACTTGGATGATTTGGAGGCGGCTGGGGGCGGAGATGGGCGGTGCAGGGGGATTTTCTTTTTAAATCCACTTCTTTTTCTCGTGCAGATTTTTCTCGCGCAGAGACGCAGAGGCGCAGAGAAAAGATAACGATATCATGTTTTAAAAACTTGGCGTCTCTGCGGCTTGGCGCGAGGAAATGTTTGATGTATTGGGGTGAAGGATATGATTTCGCGAAGGCTTATTGAATAAACTGCAAATAGTTGTCCCGGTGTATGACTTCGAAAGTGGCATTGGGGTAGGCGTTTACCCAATCCTTGGGCGCGTGGAGCGTGCGGCGTTTCCATTTGATCTCAAAACCTGAGAGGGTTCCGTGGCGTTCTTCAACCAAGTCGATTTCCTTTTTGTCGTATGTCCTCCAGAAGTAGGCGTTCGCGGACTGGCCCAGATATTCCTGCTTTTTCAACCGTTCCACGATCACATAGTTTTCCCATAGCGCCCCGGTGTCGTCACGAATCTCCAATGGATTGAAGTTGTTGATCAAGGCGTTGCGAACGCCGTTATCATAGAAATAATAGCGTTGATTCTTGACGATTTCCTTGCGCAGGTTCCGGCTGAATCCGCTCCGCCTGAAGATGATAAAGACCTTTTCCAGAAGATCCAGATACCGCTCAACCGTATTTTTGCTCATACCCAACTGCTTTCCCAACTCCGCGAGCGAGACTTCGTTGCCGATTTGAAAGGCCAGGAGCTGGACCAGGCGCTGCAATTTGTCAGCGTGCCGGATCCCTTCCAGTTGAAGAATATCCTTGAACAAATAGGATGAAACCAGTTCGCGCAGGTAGCTTTGGCGTTCGGTGTTGCCGCGGAGGAGGATCACTTCCGGGTATGAGCCGTAGATGAGCCGTGCATCGAGATTGGCTTTGGTTTGGTGAGGTTTCTCCATGTGGGCGATCTCCATTTGCGCCAGAGGGAGAAGTTTCAAGACCCTTTTTCTGCCGGTTAATGGCTCGCCGATGTCTTTGGCGAGGTCGAACGAGGAAGAGCCCGTGGCGATGATACGAAGCGAGGGGATGGTATCCACGATGATTTTAAGGTTTCGGCCGACCTGGTTGATGTACTGGGCCTCGTCCACAATAAGGATGGCGTGATTTCCCACAAAATCCCTGAGTTTTTCGGTGGACTGGCTCTCCAGGTATTCACGGATCACGATATCGTCGCCGTTCACAAACAGGACTTCCTCGGGGATGGATTCGAGGTACTTTTTAAGAAGTGTGGTCTTGCCCACCCGGCGGGGGCCGTAGATAACCACGACCTTGCCCGGCGTGACGGCCTCTTTCAAATTGGCGAGTTGTCTCTGTGGGATATACACGATGCCCCTCCATTTTTGTTTTAAATAACGACCTGCATACTGACTGAAATATGATAAATACGGTCAGTTTGTCAACCTTAATTGACATCCACAGATTACACAGATTTACACAGATGAATAGGTCAAGGAATCAAGGGGTTTGATGGAAAAGCCGATAATCCGTGGCCATCGGTGAAATCTGTGGACAGGGATCAGCGGACATACGCCATTATCGGGGCCGCCATGGAGGTGCATCGGGAGTTGGGTCCCGGTTTTCTGGAAGCGGTTTACCAGGCGGCCATGGAGATGGAACTGACGTTGAGGGACATCCCTTTCCGCTCTCAACCGCAAGTCGCCGTTCAATACAAAGGCCGCGATCTGGACAAGGTGTATCAGCCGGACCTGATATGCTTTGGGGAAATTATTGTGGAGCTCAAGGCCCTGTCCAACTTATCCGGGACCGAGGAGGCTCAGATGATCAATTACTTGAAGGCCACAGGGATGAAGGTGGGTTTGTTGATCAACTTCGGTGGGCCATCGCTGAAATACAGGCGCTTTGTGTATTAAGGAGTCATCCACAGATCACAGATTACGTAGATTGGCATCCACAGATTACGTAGATTGGCGTCCACAGATTACACAGATTTACACAGATGAATAGGTCGAGGAATAGGTCGAGGAATCAAAAGTGGTTTGATGGAAAAGCCGATAATCTGTGGCCATCGGTGAAATCCGTGGACAAAGATCAACAGATTTACATCCACAGATTACACAGATTTACACAGATGAATGGATCGAGGAATAGATGGAGGAATCAAGGGGCTTGATGGGAAATTTGATAATCTGTGGCCATCGGTGAAATCTGTGGACAAAGATCCACAGATTACACAGATTTACACAGATGAATAGGTCGAGGAATAGGTCGAGGCATCAAGTGGTTTGATGGAAAAGCCGATAATCTGTGGCCATCGGTGAAATCCGTGGATAGGGGTGCGGGGGTGAATCCAGGCAAGATGAAAATTCTCGTCAATGACCATGCGGGGCATCCGTTCCAGGTGCAGTTGAGCCGGGCATTGGCCGGTCGCGGTCACGAGGTGCGGCATTCTTTTACCGCTCAGTTGCAAACCCCGCGGGGGGCGCTGGAGCGAAGGGAAGCCGACCCGACAAATCTGGATTTTTTTCCCATCGTGCTTTCAAGGCCGTTCAGCCGCTACGGGCTGCTGGAGCGGGCGCGGCAGGAAAACGAGCTTGGGCGCAAGCTCAGCGCCGCGGCAAGGCGGTTCCATCCGGATGTGGTCGTTTCCGCCAATACGCCCCTGGGGGCGCAGGCCATGCTGGCCAAAGAGTGCCGGAAAATGGGTACCGGGTTCGTGTTCTGGCTGCAGGATCTCTTGGGGGTGGGCATCCGCAACAACCTTGAAAAGAAGCTGCCGGTCCCCGGGAAGGTGGTGGGGCGGATGTACATCGGCCTGGAGCACCGGCTGCTCCGGCAGAGCGAGGCGGTGGTGGCCATCACCGAGGATTTTGTGCCCATCTGCCGCAAGGCGGGCGTTGCGCCGGAGCGCATTCACGTGGTGGAAAACTGGGCGCCGCTGGATGAAGTGGGGGTGGTGGAAAAGGAGAACCCGTGGTCCAGGGCGCACGGGCTGGACGGGACCTTCAACTTCATCTACTCGGGCACGCTGGGCATGAAGCACAATCCGCGGCTGCTGCTGGACCTGGCCCGGGCGTTTGCCGGGGAGAAGCAGGTGCGCGTCGTGGTGATCAGCGAGGGTCTGGGTGCGGGGTTC
This is a stretch of genomic DNA from Desulfoglaeba alkanexedens ALDC. It encodes these proteins:
- a CDS encoding endonuclease/exonuclease/phosphatase family protein — its product is MIYRRYLLIVAIATCLAIGMAWAVHRPEAGGGGFSAMTFNVGDANPRPFPVARTAACILDEGRPDILFLQEVPGGRARAELLEALGYPHAAGAQAKSGKLAGLMVLSLYPIGETREIELPSDGRGSGALCAVLDIDGERVLACSVHLDEVDPKVRNAEGQVVFSARQALDSIYAELFSDTVRTAAVKVLGAAVAHAGMPVILAGDFNTVPVSRTIRHVSARYRDVLWPGVGWFQGTYHKIAFPLNPRIDYIFVSQRIAVDQARVLARSAGDHFPVRAALKKSA
- a CDS encoding glycosyltransferase family 4 protein: MKILVNDHAGHPFQVQLSRALAGRGHEVRHSFTAQLQTPRGALERREADPTNLDFFPIVLSRPFSRYGLLERARQENELGRKLSAAARRFHPDVVVSANTPLGAQAMLAKECRKMGTGFVFWLQDLLGVGIRNNLEKKLPVPGKVVGRMYIGLEHRLLRQSEAVVAITEDFVPICRKAGVAPERIHVVENWAPLDEVGVVEKENPWSRAHGLDGTFNFIYSGTLGMKHNPRLLLDLARAFAGEKQVRVVVISEGLGAGFLKEQKEKPGLDNLVLMGFQPFEQVPLVQGAADVLVAILEPDAGVFAVPSKVLTYLCARRPLLLAVPPENLAARIVSGQGAGIVAAPGDGEAFIDGARRLWRDADLRQKMAANGRRYAEKTFDIERIADRFEGIIQGAKRK
- a CDS encoding GxxExxY protein; this encodes MDRDQRTYAIIGAAMEVHRELGPGFLEAVYQAAMEMELTLRDIPFRSQPQVAVQYKGRDLDKVYQPDLICFGEIIVELKALSNLSGTEEAQMINYLKATGMKVGLLINFGGPSLKYRRFVY
- a CDS encoding glycosyltransferase family 4 protein; amino-acid sequence: MRIALVHEWLTTYAGAERVLEQMIATFPEADFFALCDFLPQEERAFLQGRVPQTTLIQRLPLARSKYRAYLPLMPLAIEKFDLSGYDLVISSSHAVAKGVLTGPEQLHISYVHSPMRYAWDLQHQYLAEAGLGNGLRGWAARWILHRIRLWDVRTANGVDAFVANSNYIARRIWKVYRRKAQVIYPPVDVEHFSVRAAKEPFYLAASRMVPYKRMGLVVDAFAAMPGRRLVVAGDGPELRKIQAKARGAANIEVVGFLRTEVLRDYLTRAQALVFAAEEDFGILPVEAQACGTPVIAYGRGGCRETVVEGVTGLFFDAQTPDAVMDAVERFECCRNRFDPAVIRHHAESFSTDRFRNEFSTFVRETWERFRTERDRCFTG
- a CDS encoding HEPN domain-containing protein, producing the protein MDKHEILQYWIESSDTDFSAMEHLFEKADYAWALFVGHLVLEKLIKAWYVHNVGINPPFIHDLVRLAEKADLALSEGQKDILDTVSTFNLRACYDDYKREFHRKCTRDFTKKWMDEIRGMRTWLREKLPKP
- a CDS encoding nucleotidyltransferase domain-containing protein, giving the protein MAQREAPEAVVNYATLLKRTIPHVKKVLLFGSYAKGTYKEDSDLDVAVIVETIADTFEMQVDLMKLRRKFDTRIEPHPIREADFHMANPIAREVMESGIEI
- a CDS encoding ATP-binding protein translates to MYIPQRQLANLKEAVTPGKVVVIYGPRRVGKTTLLKKYLESIPEEVLFVNGDDIVIREYLESQSTEKLRDFVGNHAILIVDEAQYINQVGRNLKIIVDTIPSLRIIATGSSSFDLAKDIGEPLTGRKRVLKLLPLAQMEIAHMEKPHQTKANLDARLIYGSYPEVILLRGNTERQSYLRELVSSYLFKDILQLEGIRHADKLQRLVQLLAFQIGNEVSLAELGKQLGMSKNTVERYLDLLEKVFIIFRRSGFSRNLRKEIVKNQRYYFYDNGVRNALINNFNPLEIRDDTGALWENYVIVERLKKQEYLGQSANAYFWRTYDKKEIDLVEERHGTLSGFEIKWKRRTLHAPKDWVNAYPNATFEVIHRDNYLQFIQ
- a CDS encoding sugar transferase, with the protein product MLKGKRPSLRESSPFLMPFLRLLDAALVVLTLYSIVVLYVGQWGDQYTDLAVAAFGMTLLVFHYADLYRPWRGQSFISEFSVLCTAWVIEIGLVMFLLFVFKQGQVFSRAALLIWFGAVPMVLFVVHVSFRKMLRLLRSSGKNLRRAVIVGAGDLGFTLARHIEAAPWIGIRVIGFFDDRKTTADLAGTAQRDQTILGTVSDLKKYLEKNDVDFVYIALPMRAEGKIHDILQNCRTLGARLFLVPDLYAFRILNTRLERLGSMMLLDFNPESGRKRLFDVAFSLLVILCSLPLTLPIALLIKLNDRGPVFYGHRRITVSGREFKCLKFRTMCVDADRKLEEILERDPEARREWAQTFKLKNDPRVTWLGRFLRKTSLDELPQFINVLKGEMSVVGARPIVHKELCEYYRENGGIYCSIKPGITGPWQIGKRSDTEDYQERVELDTWYAVNRNFWLDLKIICLTVVKVLRGSGAY